One stretch of Ornithinimicrobium ciconiae DNA includes these proteins:
- a CDS encoding thioredoxin family protein, with amino-acid sequence MDITLLYFDDCPNWALIDQRLAAIAADHADVVVKRRRVETPEEAERLGFLGSPSILVDGVDAFAEPNAGVGLSCRVYRTRDGLAGAPTLEQLRVVLGVAQKDN; translated from the coding sequence ATGGACATCACGCTGTTGTACTTCGACGACTGCCCGAACTGGGCGCTCATCGATCAACGCCTTGCCGCGATCGCCGCCGACCACGCGGACGTCGTCGTGAAGCGTCGCCGGGTCGAGACCCCGGAGGAGGCCGAACGGCTCGGTTTCCTCGGCTCGCCCAGCATCCTGGTCGACGGAGTCGATGCCTTCGCCGAACCGAACGCCGGGGTCGGGCTCTCGTGCCGGGTCTACCGCACCCGGGACGGCTTGGCCGGGGCGCCCACGCTGGAGCAGCTTCGGGTCGTTCTCGGCGTGGCGCAGAAGGACAACTAA
- a CDS encoding MerR family DNA-binding transcriptional regulator, with protein MRPTVNVVPGCNVKRKDEEVLIGELADAAGLYGQTIRFYERKRLLPSPKRGANGYRNYDESSALALQRAAHPLHPRPRGRTRRRRSPTPQPRGNLRTPSSTATSTDAASRGSVPDVHRCELHRDHLSGNDRSEPFHAHRLIRQQGNDRDPV; from the coding sequence ATGAGACCGACCGTAAACGTTGTACCGGGGTGCAATGTCAAACGGAAGGACGAAGAGGTGCTGATCGGAGAGCTTGCTGACGCGGCCGGGCTGTACGGCCAGACCATTCGCTTCTACGAGCGCAAGCGCCTCCTGCCCAGCCCCAAGCGGGGCGCCAACGGCTACCGGAACTACGACGAGTCCAGCGCCCTTGCCCTCCAGCGAGCGGCGCATCCGCTACACCCGCGCCCGCGCGGGCGAACGCGCCGCCGTCGAAGCCCGACGCCTCAACCTCGGGGCAATCTGAGGACTCCCTCCAGCACAGCGACATCGACGGACGCAGCCTCAAGGGGCTCGGTTCCCGACGTTCACAGGTGCGAGCTACACCGGGACCACCTGTCCGGTAACGATCGATCCGAGCCGTTCCACGCCCACCGGCTCATCCGACAACAGGGGAACGACCGCGACCCGGTCTGA